One Neomonachus schauinslandi chromosome 9, ASM220157v2, whole genome shotgun sequence DNA segment encodes these proteins:
- the BLOC1S6 gene encoding biogenesis of lysosome-related organelles complex 1 subunit 6 → MSVPGPTSPDGVLPGPPHGRGAGEPTPGLRDASPDEGLLEDLTVEDKAVEQLAEGLLSHYLPDLQRSKQALQELTQNQVVLLDTLEQEISKFKECHSMLDINALFTEAKHYHAKLVNIRKEMLTLHEKTSKLKKRALKLQQKRQKEELEREQQREKEFEREKQLTAKPAKRT, encoded by the exons ATGAGTGTTCCTGGGCCGACGTCCCCGGACGGGGTCCTGCCAGGGCCACCCCACGGCCGGGGGGCAGGGGAGCCGACGCCGG GTTTAAGGGACGCTTCTCCAGATGAAGGGTTACTAGAGGACTTGACTGTAGAGGACAAAGCTGTGGAGCAGCTCGCAGAAGGATTGCTTTCTCACTACCTGCCGGATCTGCAGAGATCAAAACAAGCTCTTCAGGAACTCAC ACAGAACCAAGTTGTATTACTAGACACACTGGAACAGgagatttcaaaatttaaagaatgtCATTCTATGTTGGATATTAATGCTTTG TTCACTGAAGCTAAACACTATCATGCCAAGTTGGTGAATATAAGAAAAGAGATGTTGACGCTTCATGAAAAGACGTCGAAGTTAAAA AAAAGAGCACTTAAGCTACAGcagaagaggcagaaagaggagTTGGAAAGGGAGCAGCAACGCGAGAaggaatttgaaagagaaaagcagttaaCTGCCAAACCAGCTAAGAGGACGTGA